Within the Candidatus Poribacteria bacterium genome, the region CGGATTTGATTTTAGCGTTAATTCTTCAATTCTTTTGAATGATCCTACCTTTAGATGAGGACATCTTTACCCCTATGGTCCGTCCACAATATGCTTCACCGGCTTTGTTTCTGTAGAAGATTTAACCTACTTTGAATGTGCTTTAGGGGAACCTTGAAAGGATTTTTTAGAAAGGGAGCAAAATACAATGAAGGGAACCCGACCCCTCGATAACAACGAAATCCGCAGAGTCTCCGCATGCTTCACCGGCACCTTTGAAGCCCGCAATCGTGGGCTCTTCATGCTCGGTGTCTCCACTGGCGGACGCATCTCCGAACTTTTGAGCCTCACCATCGGCGACGTCTGGCAGAACCGTGCCGCCGTCACCGACCTGCTCTACAACAGATCCATCGTCAAAGGCGGGGAAGTCTCAAGAGCCGTTCCAGTGAACCGGGACGGCAGACAAGCCATTGCCGATCTCATAACGTGGCACCGGAAGCGATACAACACCACGCATAAACGCCGACCACTCTTCCCATCGAGAAACGGACGCGGCAGACAGCGGATGTCGCGACGCACAGCACACGATGTCCTGAAAGCCGCCTTTGAAGCCGCAGGACTCAACGGACACCTCGCCACACACTCCCTCCGCAAGAGTTTCGCACAGCGACTTTACGAGCGCACCGGTGATATCTTCGCTGTCCAGGAGATGTTAGGCCATAAAAACGTCGCGACGACTCAGAAATACTTAGGCGTCAACTACGCCTCCGTCCGGGATGCGTTAGAGGAAATGGCGGTCTCCGGCGAACTGCACATAACTACAATTTTGGGCAGTTCATTGAAAAATGACGCCAATGAAGCCCTCTTTTTGGAACTCGCCCTCCGAGGATACGACCTCTCAAAACTCCGAGACGAGGAAAACACTGCCGAGATCCTTAAGGTATCATAAAACCAAGTCTATGTAACGCTGAAAGGAGAGATTTCAAATTGTTTGATAATCAACCGAAACTCCTAAAATTTGCCGGTCTGCTTGAAAAACGCCTATTCGAGATACCTCGTTATCAACGTTCCTATTCATGGCGGCGCACAGAGCGTGAGGATATGTTCAAAGATATTCGCAAACTTAAGGAGAAGCCAGGAACTTCGCATTTTATGGCAACAGTTGTCGGACTCCATGATAAGAAAGTCAAAATTGGAACCGATGAATATGACGTTATAGATATCGTAGATGGGCAACAACGATTGACGACGCTCGTGATTCTGCTGAAGGTTATTGCAGAAAAACTGGTTCTGTTGCTCAACGATGCTGACACAGATATGATTACCCTAGCACTACCTGACATCTTCTCACTCCCAGATGACATGAACGATGCTGACGAAGGTGTGACGATCCAAAAAGCAGACCTTCAACGGGAACTACGGGACCTTCAAGAACTTCTCGTCAAGCCGGATAAGTTAAGCCCCGTTCTACTACAAACAAATCATGATCAAAGTCATTACTTTGTTAACTTTCTCAGAGAGGGAACCTACCCGAAGGTTTCACATGCCAAAACCCTTGCAGACCGCGAGTTATTAAGCGCAATGAACGAATGCAAAGATTTTGTCCAGAGGTGGGGGGATCCGATTGAACTCTTAATCCTACTCAAGAATCATCTTTGGTTCATACTTCATGAGATTAGTGATGTGGAAACCGTCTATACCGTTTTTGAAGTGCTAAACGACAGAGGACTTGAGGTCTCTTGGTTAGGGCAATCGTGGCCAACATATAAAAGAACTTCATCGGATTTGGGGTGATTTCTATGAGACTGTAGGACTTCGTGAAGGGATAGACACCGAAACTCTCAGATTCGCATCAACACTCCGGTCTCAATACAGCGTCAGCAAAGTTCTCAATGAAGAAGATGCTGTAAGCCACTTGATGAATGAAGTGGGCACAAGTACCACCAAAACCATTGAAATCTCAAATTGGATCATAAAAGTTCTCAACGCTGTCAATAGACTCCAAGAGGAGATGAAACAACCGGTAACCAAGATCCGTCACGCGAGGTTGCTTGCTGTCTCAATCATACTCAGAGAGTTTCCTGATGAAGAAGAGCGAAAACTTCTCAATCAATGGGAAAAAACATCTTTCCGTAT harbors:
- a CDS encoding DUF262 domain-containing protein → MIKPSLCNAERRDFKLFDNQPKLLKFAGLLEKRLFEIPRYQRSYSWRRTEREDMFKDIRKLKEKPGTSHFMATVVGLHDKKVKIGTDEYDVIDIVDGQQRLTTLVILLKVIAEKLVLLLNDADTDMITLALPDIFSLPDDMNDADEGVTIQKADLQRELRDLQELLVKPDKLSPVLLQTNHDQSHYFVNFLREGTYPKVSHAKTLADRELLSAMNECKDFVQRWGDPIELLILLKNHLWFILHEISDVETVYTVFEVLNDRGLEVSWLGQSWPTYKRTSSDLG
- a CDS encoding phage integrase family protein, producing the protein MKGTRPLDNNEIRRVSACFTGTFEARNRGLFMLGVSTGGRISELLSLTIGDVWQNRAAVTDLLYNRSIVKGGEVSRAVPVNRDGRQAIADLITWHRKRYNTTHKRRPLFPSRNGRGRQRMSRRTAHDVLKAAFEAAGLNGHLATHSLRKSFAQRLYERTGDIFAVQEMLGHKNVATTQKYLGVNYASVRDALEEMAVSGELHITTILGSSLKNDANEALFLELALRGYDLSKLRDEENTAEILKVS